The nucleotide sequence ACCCGTAGCGTTACCACCGGCTTCGGTCATGAGCATAACTTCGGTCACGTTACCGAACTTGAGCGAAGCAGAAGCACCACCCTTCGAACCGCGGAGCTGCTTGTTCTGACCGGTGAAGAGTTCATCCCACTTCTTGAAGTGAGCGGAAATGTCGATGTGGCCGCACTGACGCGGAGTCTCGCGGATGCTGAAGAACTGCACGAACGTGGAGGTACCCGACTTGGAGGGTTCCTGCTGGCGGAGGAAGGCGTGAATGGTGTACTTGGCACCGTCAACGGTGATTTCGCCAAACTTTTCACCCACGTACTGTTCGCTCGGCTTGCTGTACCAGTCGTCCACGATGTAGTATTCGGTTTCGGGGTTCTTGGTCCAGCCGTAAACACCGATGTAACCGTACTGGGCGTTGCCAGTCTTGGTGTACTTGTAATCGACCGCGAATTTCTTGGTCGTGTGGCTAATGCCGTTACCATTGTACTGGTAACCCACACGGGTCAAGTAGTCGCTGGAACCGCTCCAGTTTGCCTTGAACGTTCCATTGTCATAGTAGGTCATGGAAGCATTGCCACCCTGGTACCACTGTTCGTAACCCCAAGGGGTTCCGCTAATGGATCCGACCTGGTTGCCAGAAACTTGGCGACCATTTCCAGAGTGACCCATGTTATCGTTACAAGCGTCAGCCGCAAAGGCAGACGTTGCAAAACCCATCATAACGGTTAGGCCCATAACAGCCAAATATCTTGTTTTCATAATAACTCCTTATAATATCCCGTATTACCAAATCTATATTTAAAAAATATTCGGCTGTCTTATATAATACAACAAAGCGTTGTTGTAAACATCAACGTCAAAAACGCCCCAAAAAGGGCGTTTTTTGTAAACTTTTCATAAAATCAATAAGATGGATTCTATTTGCTCACGGAAAGCATGCCTAATTTTCCGTCAACCTTCACCATGTAGACGCCGGCGACACCGAACCTCGCGAGGATGGCACTGCCGATGGTCGAACCCGCAGGTACGAACACCTTACCGAGCACGCGGCCCTGCACGTCGAAAACCAGCAAATTGCGATCGGACATGCTAATGTGAGCGGTCGCAGGCAAGGCGTGCGTCGAGCTGGAGGACTCCGCCACAGAGCTAGAAGACTCGGCGACAGAACTCGATTCCGGAGCCGCAGAACTGGAGGATTCGTCCGCATACAAATCGCCAAAGCGCATATAGGCATAGTCGATAGAGCCCTTGCCGTTGTCAAAGACCTCGACCGTGGCCATCAAGTCGGTCAAATTGCCGAATTTAAGCACGGAGTTCTTACGGATCCCGCGAGCATTCGGAATGGTGTCGGTTTGGCCCGTAAAGAGTTCGTCAAACTTGTTAAAATGGGCCGTAATATCCATATAACCGCACTCCCGCGGAGTCTCACGGACGCTAGTGAAGCGCACGCGGTGGGTGTATCCCCTCCAGGACTCCCCTTCATCGGTCATGAGGGCGTAAACGGCGTATTTCGAGCCGTCGACCTCATATTCACCAAATTTCCGCCCAACGTAGGCTTCATCAATCTGGGCAATCCAGTCATCTATAATAAAGAACTCGCCTGCCGGATCCACCGTCCAGCCATTGACTCCGATAAAGACAGATCCGGACTCCACGGTCTTTGTATAATTGTATTCCAAGGACAATTTCTTGTAATTGTGGGGCATTCCTTTGGTCGCCTCGTAGGTCAGCCCAACCCTAGCCCAGTAGTCCTGGGTATTTTGCCACTCGGCCTTGAAAAAGCCATTATCATAGTAGGTCAGGGAGTTGTTAGGGACACTGCCCTCGGCAAGCCACAGTTGGTATCCCATCGAGGTTCCAGAGATGGCCCCCGTCTGGTTGCCAGTCACAAGGTGTGCTTCCCCCCGAAGGAGCGTATCTCGGATAGAGCACCCATCGGAAGCATGGACAGAGGCAGCTAGCCCTAACGCGAAGGCAAGGCCCAATTTCATCATTTTATCTTTCATATTTCACCAGTTATTATTTTTTACATACATAATATACAACATCATGTTCCCTAAGTGGAGGCGCAAAAGAAAATGACGTTGTTCTTTAAAACAACGTCACAAAACTGCGTTTTCCGCAAAAATTACTTCGTTACAGTGAGTATCTGGACCTTTCCGCCGTACTTCACCATATAGACGCCAGCCTTGCCATACTTGGCGAGAAGGGCGCTATTGACGCTCGTCCCTGCCGGAACAAACACCTGACCTAGCGAATTGCCAAGCATATCGAAGACCATCATGTTGCGGTCCTGCGTGGCCATGCGGGCAACCATTGGCAGAGCGATGGTCGAGCTGGAGGATTCAGCAGGCTTGATCGCGCTGGAAGACGGAGGCGCAACCGCACTGGAGGCCGGAGCGACAGAGCTAGAAGACGGGGCAACCGCGCTGGAAGAAACCGCAGCAGAGCTAGAGCTCTTGGGCGGGTCGTTCTGGACGTACACCTTGGCGTAGTTAAAATCGATCTTGCCAGAGGCACCCTGCTGTTCGGGGTACTGGCCGGCTTCACCCAGAATCTTGGCTTCGTACAGGGAGGAACCAAGGGCAATACCCTTTTCCTTCCAGGCCTTGAAATGTTCCGTAATGCTGATGGTACCACATTTACGGGCCGTACTTCTCAAGCTGTAAATCTGGTCGAAAGCCTTGTAACCTTCGATGGTAGCCCTGTTCGCACTCGCCGTAAAGACTTCGTATTCGGCACCGTCAACAGTAATCTTGCCCTTCGACGTTCCAAGCCAGTTCGGTCTGGAGGCCGGCCCCCAGTTGTCCACGATGTACCATTCAATCAGCGGGTTCTGCATCCATCCGTAAATACCGGCATAGGCATACGAAATGGACTTGTCGTTGCTAAAGGTCTTCATGCTATAATCGGCAACGAGGTTGCCCACCCCGAGCGGATCCTTGCCGCTGTTCTGCCCGTAGAAAAGGCCCTCACGGCACAGGAAGTCGTCCGTGTTGGTGAACGAGCACGAGAAAGAGCCGTCGGTATAGAAATCCGTAGTAGCGCTGCCGCTCTTGGTCCACTGTTCATAGTGGTAATCACCGATATTGCCGGTTTCGCCCTTGTCCGAGCCTGCACCGACACTGAAAGACACCGTCTTTTTCGAGCCACCATGGCTCGCATTGCAGAAGTCCTGTGCAAAAGCACCAGAAGCAGCGAAAGCCACGCAAAGAGCCGAAGCCCCCAAAATCCTTACATTCATTTTTCCCTCCGATTTGTAAGTTTTTTTACATATATATATTTTATTTTCGACAATTTCAACTTTTTTTACTTTCCCTGCAATCATTTTCAGGACAAAAAAACAAAAAAAAGGCGTTTCCGGAGTGGAAAACGCCTTTTTTGCACGCTATATAATACGCAGGCTATTCTTCGACAGGTGTTTCCGGTGCGGATTTTTCGACGGAGTCATCGTCAACCTCGACACCCTGTACATGGTCGAAGGTTTCCTTCGCCTCGGCGCTATCGTGCTCGATATCCTCGACGCTCGGGAGCGCGGTGGCATCCTGCACCATGTCGCCGTCACGCAGGCTAATCGCCTTCACGCCCTGGGCATTGCGGCCCGTAAGGCGGATGGAATCGGCCTTGATGCGGATGACCTGGCCTTCCTTGCTCGTGATGATCAGGTCGTAATCGTCGGCAACGCTGTCGACAAACACGGCCGGGCCGATCTTGTCGGTAACGTTCAGGTTCTTCACGCCCTTGCTGCCACGCTTGGTAACGCGGTAG is from Fibrobacter sp. and encodes:
- a CDS encoding glycoside hydrolase family 11 protein, which encodes MKTRYLAVMGLTVMMGFATSAFAADACNDNMGHSGNGRQVSGNQVGSISGTPWGYEQWYQGGNASMTYYDNGTFKANWSGSSDYLTRVGYQYNGNGISHTTKKFAVDYKYTKTGNAQYGYIGVYGWTKNPETEYYIVDDWYSKPSEQYVGEKFGEITVDGAKYTIHAFLRQQEPSKSGTSTFVQFFSIRETPRQCGHIDISAHFKKWDELFTGQNKQLRGSKGGASASLKFGNVTEVMLMTEAGGNATG
- a CDS encoding glycoside hydrolase family 11 protein, encoding MKDKMMKLGLAFALGLAASVHASDGCSIRDTLLRGEAHLVTGNQTGAISGTSMGYQLWLAEGSVPNNSLTYYDNGFFKAEWQNTQDYWARVGLTYEATKGMPHNYKKLSLEYNYTKTVESGSVFIGVNGWTVDPAGEFFIIDDWIAQIDEAYVGRKFGEYEVDGSKYAVYALMTDEGESWRGYTHRVRFTSVRETPRECGYMDITAHFNKFDELFTGQTDTIPNARGIRKNSVLKFGNLTDLMATVEVFDNGKGSIDYAYMRFGDLYADESSSSAAPESSSVAESSSSVAESSSSTHALPATAHISMSDRNLLVFDVQGRVLGKVFVPAGSTIGSAILARFGVAGVYMVKVDGKLGMLSVSK
- a CDS encoding glycoside hydrolase family 11 protein, whose product is MNVRILGASALCVAFAASGAFAQDFCNASHGGSKKTVSFSVGAGSDKGETGNIGDYHYEQWTKSGSATTDFYTDGSFSCSFTNTDDFLCREGLFYGQNSGKDPLGVGNLVADYSMKTFSNDKSISYAYAGIYGWMQNPLIEWYIVDNWGPASRPNWLGTSKGKITVDGAEYEVFTASANRATIEGYKAFDQIYSLRSTARKCGTISITEHFKAWKEKGIALGSSLYEAKILGEAGQYPEQQGASGKIDFNYAKVYVQNDPPKSSSSAAVSSSAVAPSSSSVAPASSAVAPPSSSAIKPAESSSSTIALPMVARMATQDRNMMVFDMLGNSLGQVFVPAGTSVNSALLAKYGKAGVYMVKYGGKVQILTVTK